In Clostridiaceae bacterium, a single window of DNA contains:
- the sigF gene encoding RNA polymerase sporulation sigma factor SigF, translating to MSEYSEAEKDTNKAINKDKETIELIKRAKAGDKEAQAILVENNMGLVWSIVRRFNNRGYEAEDLFQIGCIGLIKAIKKFDYSFEVKFSTYAVPMIIGEIKRFIRDDGMIKVSRSLKEISNKARITKELMSKELGREPTIGEMSERMNIPPEDIVMALEASYTPESLYNTIGDGDNSPLMLIDRLNNDDSSSETELIDKIAIRQILESLNSRERQIIFLRYFKEKTQVQIAKMLQISQVQVSRIEKKILQEIKNKINSN from the coding sequence ATGAGTGAATATTCAGAAGCTGAAAAGGATACGAACAAAGCCATAAATAAAGATAAGGAAACAATTGAATTAATAAAAAGAGCAAAAGCCGGAGATAAGGAGGCTCAGGCCATCCTTGTTGAAAACAATATGGGATTGGTCTGGAGTATTGTCAGAAGATTTAATAACAGGGGATATGAAGCAGAAGATCTGTTTCAGATCGGATGCATAGGCCTTATAAAAGCAATTAAAAAGTTTGATTATTCCTTTGAAGTAAAGTTTTCTACATATGCAGTGCCTATGATTATAGGTGAAATTAAAAGATTCATCCGGGATGACGGAATGATAAAAGTCAGCCGTTCTTTAAAAGAAATATCAAATAAAGCAAGAATTACAAAAGAATTAATGAGCAAAGAATTAGGAAGGGAACCCACAATTGGTGAAATGTCAGAAAGAATGAATATCCCTCCTGAAGATATTGTAATGGCTTTAGAAGCAAGTTATACTCCCGAATCATTATATAACACCATCGGAGATGGAGACAATTCCCCATTAATGCTCATTGACAGGCTTAATAATGATGACAGTTCCAGTGAAACCGAGCTGATTGATAAAATTGCTATCAGGCAAATACTTGAATCCCTGAATTCAAGAGAAAGGCAGATAATATTTCTAAGATATTTTAAAGAGAAGACACAGGTTCAGATAGCGAAAATGCTTCAAATTTCTCAGGTGCAAGTTTCAAGGATCGAAAAGAAGATTCTTCAAGAAATAAAGAATAAAATCAATTCAAATTAG
- a CDS encoding anti-sigma F factor has protein sequence MQPINEMKLEFISKSSNESFARVVAAAFVSQLDPTIEELSDIKTAVSEAVTNAIIHGYENTTGIIKMICKLYPDSVIISVIDEGKGIENIELARQPLYTSKPELERSGMGFTVMESFMDEVEVISQPGKGTTVTMYKSFGTKDKGNKNNT, from the coding sequence ATGCAGCCAATAAATGAAATGAAACTGGAATTCATAAGCAAGTCAAGTAATGAATCTTTTGCCAGGGTTGTTGCTGCGGCATTTGTGTCCCAGCTTGACCCTACCATTGAAGAGCTTTCTGATATAAAAACAGCTGTTTCTGAAGCAGTTACTAATGCTATAATACATGGATATGAAAATACAACAGGAATAATAAAGATGATTTGTAAATTATATCCAGATAGTGTTATAATATCAGTGATTGATGAAGGAAAAGGAATTGAAAATATAGAACTTGCAAGACAACCTTTATATACTTCTAAACCTGAACTAGAAAGATCAGGAATGGGATTTACAGTTATGGAGAGTTTTATGGATGAAGTAGAAGTAATATCCCAGCCTGGAAAAGGAACAACTGTAACTATGTATAAATCCTTTGGTACAAAAGACAAGGGTAATAAAAACAATACTTAG
- the whiA gene encoding DNA-binding protein WhiA — MSFSSSIKNELCRIESQENCCYAAELAAVVKISGEVKSYGNDNFKIRIVTENAAFARRVYSIVKMLFGIHPEITIRRNKKLNKKISYILVMIVGKSVEDWSQNNCCMRAFLRGAFLGGGSVSDPEKTYHLEITCKNQKFAIEVKEIMEKFSLSPKIIKRKSNYVTYLKEGENIVDFLNIIGAHNALLKMENIRIMKDMRNSINRIVNCETANLDKTINASLRQIENINYIKDTVGLDNIPASLKEIAELRLEYSEASLKELGEMLTPPIGKSGVNHRLRKLDKIAEDLRNGKYL, encoded by the coding sequence TTGTCTTTCTCATCTTCAATAAAAAATGAATTGTGTAGAATTGAAAGCCAGGAAAACTGCTGTTATGCTGCTGAATTGGCTGCAGTTGTTAAAATTAGCGGTGAAGTTAAGTCATATGGCAATGATAATTTTAAGATTAGAATAGTAACAGAAAATGCAGCTTTTGCCCGCAGGGTATATTCAATTGTGAAGATGCTTTTTGGCATTCATCCTGAGATCACAATAAGACGGAATAAAAAATTAAATAAGAAAATTTCCTATATATTGGTTATGATAGTAGGGAAAAGTGTTGAAGATTGGTCTCAAAATAATTGCTGTATGAGAGCATTTCTTAGAGGAGCTTTTCTGGGCGGAGGATCGGTAAGTGATCCTGAAAAAACATATCACCTGGAAATAACCTGCAAGAATCAGAAATTTGCCATTGAAGTGAAAGAAATTATGGAAAAATTTAGTTTAAGCCCGAAGATAATAAAAAGGAAATCCAACTATGTCACATATTTAAAAGAAGGTGAAAACATAGTTGATTTTCTTAATATTATTGGTGCTCACAATGCTCTGCTGAAAATGGAAAATATAAGAATAATGAAAGATATGAGAAACAGTATTAACCGGATAGTGAATTGTGAAACAGCTAATTTAGATAAGACTATAAATGCCTCATTAAGGCAGATTGAAAATATAAATTATATTAAAGATACCGTTGGACTGGATAATATTCCTGCTAGTCTGAAGGAAATTGCAGAATTAAGATTAGAATACAGTGAGGCCAGCCTTAAAGAACTTGGTGAAATGTTAACTCCCCCTATTGGAAAATCGGGAGTCAATCACAGACTACGCAAACTAGATAAAATTGCAGAAGATTTGAGAAACGGCAAGTATCTCTAA
- the spoIIAA gene encoding anti-sigma F factor antagonist: MTVKFTRKGAVLIVKVYGELDHHTAEYFRQKIDSEIVKSTTRDIIFDFSKLDFMDSSGIGVLMGRYKNLIQLKGRAAIVNPNKQIRRILEMSGILKIMKAYNTNEEALEEFNIE, from the coding sequence TTGACAGTTAAATTTACCCGTAAAGGTGCTGTATTGATAGTTAAAGTATATGGTGAACTGGACCATCATACTGCAGAATATTTTAGACAGAAAATTGATTCTGAGATAGTTAAATCAACTACCAGGGATATCATATTTGATTTTTCCAAACTGGATTTTATGGACAGTTCAGGTATTGGTGTGTTGATGGGAAGATACAAAAACCTTATTCAGCTAAAGGGCAGGGCAGCTATAGTAAATCCAAACAAACAAATAAGGCGTATTCTAGAAATGTCAGGTATCCTAAAAATTATGAAGGCTTATAACACCAATGAAGAGGCTTTAGAAGAATTTAACATAGAGTAA